The window GCCCTGGATCGCGGCGGCCAGCAGGATTTCGCCCCAGCCGCGCTCCCGGTCCAGGGGATCGGGGGCGTCGTCCTCGTGCCGGATCGCCTTCCACGTCGCCTGGAAGGCGAGGCCCGCGAGCGTGCCGCCCGCCCAGCCGATCACGAACCCGAGGGGTTTGTAGGCGAGGGGGAGTTTGAGCTTCTGCTGCTTCTTCTTGGCCACGTCTGCCTCCTGTGCGGTCAGGGCCTCAAACCTCCTCGGCCGCGGGCACCGGACCGGGCGGCGTGCCGGTGCCGAAGGGCCGACCGCCCAGCCTCTCGCGATCATGCGGGCTCCGCCAGCCGGACAGGTCCGGTCCGAGGGGCACGATGCCGGTCGGATTGATACCGGTGTGCACCTGGTGGTAGTGCCGTTTGATGTGGTCGAAGTCGACGGTGTCACCGAAGCCGGGCGTCTGGTAGAGGTCGCGGGCGTACGCCCACAGCACCGGATTCTCCGCCAGCTTCCACAGATTGCACTTGAAGTGACCGTGATACACGGCGTCGAAACGCACCAGCGTGGTGAACAGGCGGATGTCCGCCTCGGTGATCGTGTCGCCGACCAGATATCGCTGCCCCTCGAGCCGACCGGCCAGCAGCTCCAGCCTTCGGAACACGCCCGTGCAGGCCGCCTCGTACTCCTCCTGGTCCACGGCGAACCCGGCCGCGTACACCCCGTTGTTGACGTCCTTGTAGACCTCCGCCATGACCGTGTCGATCTCGCTCCGCAGCTCCCGCGGATACAGATCCGGCGCCCCGTCCCGGTGCAGGGCCGTC of the Streptomyces sp. NBC_00287 genome contains:
- a CDS encoding DUF4235 domain-containing protein; its protein translation is MAKKKQQKLKLPLAYKPLGFVIGWAGGTLAGLAFQATWKAIRHEDDAPDPLDRERGWGEILLAAAIQGAIFAVVRSAVNRTGAKAIERSTGVWPSGEQKADKKKTEVSA
- a CDS encoding glutathione S-transferase family protein, producing MPDDGNAAYGHKSFKRSKSHFADRITADGRDGWPVEAGRYRLVVSRACPWASRAVISRRLLGLEDTLSMAVADPIQDDRSWRFTLDPDGRDPVLGIRFLAEAYDAREKDAPGGVSVPAIVDVPSGQLVTNDFQRITLDLATEWTALHRDGAPDLYPRELRSEIDTVMAEVYKDVNNGVYAAGFAVDQEEYEAACTGVFRRLELLAGRLEGQRYLVGDTITEADIRLFTTLVRFDAVYHGHFKCNLWKLAENPVLWAYARDLYQTPGFGDTVDFDHIKRHYHQVHTGINPTGIVPLGPDLSGWRSPHDRERLGGRPFGTGTPPGPVPAAEEV